From the genome of Vicia villosa cultivar HV-30 ecotype Madison, WI linkage group LG2, Vvil1.0, whole genome shotgun sequence, one region includes:
- the LOC131647602 gene encoding dehydration-responsive element-binding protein 1A-like: protein MFNISSNSHTISSKAFNGEQRLAASCPKKPAGRKIFKETRHPVYRGVRKRNLDKWVCEMREPNKKTRIWLGTFPTAEMAARAHDVAAMALRGRYACLNFADSVWRLPIPATSDTKDIQKAATEAAEAFRPGKILMTNDVDTEEVSVFCVGVEEEEEVLDMTELWRNMVMMSPTRSFEYDEYEHIDVQEYQDEEVSLWSF from the coding sequence ATGTTTAACATCTCTTCAAATTCACACACCATTTCCTCAAAAGCTTTCAACGGGGAACAGCGGTTAGCCGCGAGTTGTCCGAAGAAGCCTGCAGGGAGGAAGATATTCAAGGAAACCCGCCACCCGGTGTATAGAGGTGTGAGGAAGAGGAATTTAGACAAGTGGGTTTGTGAAATGAGGGAGCCCAACAAGAAGACTAGAATTTGGCTAGGGACTTTTCCAACGGCCGAGATGGCGGCCCGAGCCCACGATGTTGCGGCAATGGCATTGAGAGGCCGCTACGCCTGTCTCAATTTCGCAGACTCGGTGTGGCGACTCCCTATTCCTGCAACCTCTGATACAAAAGATATACAAAAAGCGGCTACAGAAGCGGCTGAGGCTTTCAGACCAGGCAAGATTTTAATGACTAACGACGTCGACACAGAGGAGGTGAGTGTGTTTTGTGTGGGAGTGGAAGAAGAGGAGGAAGTGTTGGATATGACAGAGTTGTGGAGGAATATGGTGATGATGTCCCCTACACGTAGTTTTGAGTATGATGAGTATGAACATATTGATGTACAAGAATATCAAGATGAAGAGGTATCACTATGGAGTTTTTAA
- the LOC131653183 gene encoding uncharacterized protein LOC131653183, protein MALFRSLVLLAAICAVLLPIAASDGDTDPIYKGCVEQCEKSGCVGARCFQHCKFSSDGKPIDGPWYMHEPLYLEWKQWDCRTDCRYHCMLVREEERTKLGEKPVKYHGKWPFRRIYGIQEPVAVALSALNLAMQFHGWVSFFILVYYKLPLRPDKKAYYEYTALWHIYGILSMNAWLWSAVFHSRAVELTEKLNYSSAVALLGFSLILAILRAFNVRDEATRVMVSAPLVAFVTTHIMYLNFYELNYGLNMKVSMLMAVVQLLIWAFWAVVSSHPSRWKLWTVVIGGVLAMILETYDFPPYMGYVDAHAVWNAANIPLTFLWWSYIRDDAEFRTSALLKKVK, encoded by the exons ATGGCTCTTTTTCGGTCTCTTGTCCTCCTCGCCGCAATCTGTGCAGTTCTCCTACCAATCGCAGCCAGCGACGGCGATACCGATCCGATTTACAA GGGCTGTGTAGAACAGTGTGAAAAATCTGGATGTGTAGGGGCTAGGTGTTTTCAGCATTGTAAATTCTCATCAGATGGAAAACCTATTGATGGTCCATGGTATATGCATGAACCACTTTACCTGGAGTGGAAACAATGGGACTGTCGCACTGATTGTCGGTATCACTGCATGCTAGTTAGAGAGGAAGAAAGAACGAAACTTGGTGAAAAGCCTGTCAAGTATCATGGAAAATGGCCATTTAGGCGCATTTATGGGATTCAG GAACCTGTGGCTGTGGCTCTGTCTGCTCTTAATCTTGCTATGCAGTTTCATGGCTGGGTATCCTTCTTCATTCTTGTTTACTACAAGTTGCCTCTGAGGCCAGATAAGAAGGCTTATTATGAGTACACCGCCTTGTGGCATATTTATGGGATTCTTTCGATGAATGCATGGTTGTGGAGTGCTGTTTTTCATAGTAG AGCTGTGGAATTAACAGAGAAGCTGAATTATTCTTCTGCTGTGGCCTTGCTTGGATTTTCCCTCATTCTAGCAATACTCCGAGCTTTTAATGTGAGGGATGAGGCTACAAGAGTCATGGTTTCTGCTCCCTTGGTTGCTTTTGTGACAACTCATATCATGTATCTGAATTTCTACGAACTGAATTATG GTTTGAACATGAAAGTTTCAATGTTGATGGCTGTTGTCCAGCTTCTTATTTGGGCATTCTGGGCGGTTGTTTCCAGCCATCCGTCACGATGGAAATTATGGACAGTGGTGATCGGAGGAGTCCTTGCTATGATCTTAGAGACATATGACTTCCCACCTTACATGGGATACGTTGATGCTCATGCTGTATGGAATGCAGCAAACATTCCCCTCACATTCCTTTGGTGGAGTTATATAAGAGATGATGCTGAATTTAGAACCTCTGCTCTTCTTAAGAAGGTTAAATAG